A section of the Triticum dicoccoides isolate Atlit2015 ecotype Zavitan chromosome 7A, WEW_v2.0, whole genome shotgun sequence genome encodes:
- the LOC119333046 gene encoding uncharacterized protein LOC119333046 — protein MSTSDSEPGYAAGAAAITTAPSSTCSSNPSTPPPQPPPRRHKNIARSSVGGCVATAPEARGRRREETGSTGAASSPCGGDGVGRARSLTDEDLDQPLAPQEQATAATPTSSPPIAQVSKTNQTPPTTILLQESSCSSSSNVVVVGGVAGDSTEEVKTRLKYWARAVACTVRLCS, from the exons ATGTCGACCTCCGACTCCGAGCCCGGCTATGCAGCCGGCGCCGCCGCGATAACCACCGCACCGTCCTCCACCTGCTCATCCAACCCGTCGACACCACCGCCCCAGCCTCCGCCACGCCGCCACAAGAACATT GCACGGAGCTCAGTGGGAGGCTGCGTGGCCACGGCGCCCGAAGCCCGTGGTCGTCGCCGCGAGGAGACGGGCAGCACCGGCGCCGCGTCGTCACCTTGTGGCGGCGACGGCGTGGGCCGCGCGAGGAGCCTCACCGACGAGGACCTCGACCAGCCCCTGGCACCGCAGGAGCAGGCGACGGCCGCCACGCCGACCTCCTCGCCGCCCATTGCCCAGGTGAGCAAAACAAATCAAACGCCTCCCACTACAATTCTACTACAAGAATCGAGTTGTTCTTCTTCATCTAACGTGGTGGTGGTGGGTGGTGTTGCAGGGGATAGCACGGAGGAGGTGAAGACGCGGCTCAAGTACTGGGCGCGGGCGGTGGCGTGCACCGTCAGGCTCTGCAGCTGA